The Pungitius pungitius chromosome 10, fPunPun2.1, whole genome shotgun sequence genome has a window encoding:
- the LOC119228433 gene encoding filamin A-interacting protein 1-like, which yields MTAPGLLSEVELLRRQVVEMEGKDEELIHVWDQCRDLDHSLYTETSHCRSLKLEVDKLNSRISELDRMEENLGQSRQDCSILKGNLEREREVAKGLANELDALRVRVRELEAAKGQLERSESAIRQDLAQLRSLTVALVEDKKAMAERLRLAEEKLNKKEGKRNEHSNLASTTERQQALRCRADLDERITVITKEKYELQGRLKAEGEKNGELQSKVSMMKKRLQILENRREKEKYTHSDIPNSVEYRSHAGDNKVKELTLELEGLQKRLREKEILEEALTKVETEFEALQKHFGEEQKSCRALTEELEVAKRELARYKQAEKQEVNQEHLLLCRLQKEQVKSRLLGREVDALKQKLQKLTGTEQSICRVRMDHSALQRKLTQQEASNRELAREMKELCSELHHHEQTKRIAHDADREHPRRTSREVQTERRERLGGKDDEASDVRRSSLVNNLNSGNISPYSGRADANPGANGEVMMLAHTPGQPLQIKVTPHHVLNTATLEISSPNGEAAASYTSTAVIPTSGASPKQRITIIQNAALSTVCGRTPPLSPDRTAAAPLDGGPFSWALKPNSPRSTAHDHGGSPVQVVNVRNCSPETPEYCETPERQNSWQRGRSGSSDASPSIIAAEDKIHIHLGSPVVPALSGGTPGIPQPIGPYYLRHEQRTQVLNNGCHVKGVGTITSSITISPAASSAAHSSNITVSGLFD from the coding sequence ATGACGGCGCCGGGCCTTCTGTCGGAGGTGGAGCTACTGAGGAGGCAGGTtgtggagatggagggaaaggacGAGGAGCTGATACACGTGTGGGACCAGTGTCGAGACCTGGACCACAGCCTGTACACGGAGACCAGCCACTGCCGGAGCTTGAAACTGGAGGTGGACAAACTCAACAGCCGGATCAGCGAGCTAGACCGGATGGAGGAGAATCTGGGGCAGAGCAGGCAGGACTGTAGCATCCTGAAGGGCAACttggagcgagagagagaggtcgCCAAGGGGCTGGCCAACGAGCTTGATGCTCTCAGAGTCAGGGTGAGAGAGCTTGAGGCCGCCAAAGGCCAACTGGAGAGGAGCGAGTCTGCGATTAGACAGGACCTGGCCCAGCTCAGGTCACTGACTGTGGCGCTGGTGGAGGACAAAAAGGCCATGGCCGAGAGGCTACGACTGGCCGAAGAGAAACTCAACaagaaggagggaaagagaaatgAGCACAGCAACTTGGCTTCAACGACGGAGAGGCAGCAGGCATTGAGGTGTAGGGCAGATCTGGATGAAAGAATTACCGTCATCACAAAGGAAAAGTACGAGCTCCAGGGCAGACTGAAAGCCGAAGGGGAGAAGAATGGAGAGCTGCAGAGCAAAGTCTCCATGATGAAGAAACGGCTGCAGATCTTGGAAaacaggagggagaaagagaagtaCACGCACAGCGACATTCCAAACAGCGTTGAATACCGCAGCCACGCTGGGGACAACAAGGTCAAAGAGCTGACCCTGGAGCTGGAGGGCCTGCAGAAGAGACTACGAGAGAAGGAGATTCTGGAGGAAGCGCTAACAAAGGTGGAAACTGAGTTTGAGGCGCTGCAGAAGCACTTCGGGGAGGAGCAAAAGAGCTGCCGGGCTCTGACGGAGGAGCTAGAGGTGGCAAAAAGGGAGCTAGCCAGGTACAAGCAGGCGGAGAAACAGGAGGTCAACCAggagcacctgctcctctgCCGCCTTCAGAAGGAGCAGGTCAAGTCCCGGCTGCTGGGCCGAGAGGTCGACGCCCTGAAGCAGAAGCTCCAGAAGCTGACGGGAACCGAGCAGTCCATCTGCAGGGTACGGATGGACCACTCTGCGCTGCAGAGGAAACTCACCCAGCAGGAGGCCAGCAACAGAGAGCTGGCCCGGGAGATGAAGGAGCTGTGCAGCGAGCTGCACCACCACGAGCAGACCAAGAGGATTGCGCATGACGCAGACAGAGAGCACCCCCGTCGGACCTCCAGGGAGGTTCAGACGGAACGCCGGGAGAGGCTTGGTGGGAAGGACGATGAAGCGAGCGATGTCAGAAGGAGCTCCCTCGTCAACAACCTGAACAGCGGCAACATCAGCCCGTACAGCGGCCGGGCCGATGCGAACCCAGGGGCCAACGGAGAGGTGATGATGCTTGCGCACACGCCGGGGCAGCCCTTGCAGATCAAAGTGACGCCGCATCACGTCCTCAACACAGCCACCCTGGAGATCAGCAGCCCCAACGGCGAAGCGGCAGCATCCTACACAAGCACCGCAGTCATTCCAACGAGCGGGGCCTCGCCGAAACAGAGAATCACCATCATCCAAAACGCCGCTCTGTCCACGGTCTGTGGCAGAACACCGCCTCTGAGCCCCGACCGCACTGCGGCCGCCCCACTCGACGGTGGGCCCTTTTCTTGGGCACTAAAGCCAAACTCGCCACGCTCCACCGCGCACGACCATGGCGGCTCCCCAGTTCAGGTTGTGAACGTCAGGAACTGCTCTCCTGAGACGCCGGAATATTGCGAGACGCCGGAGCGGCAGAACAGCTGGCAACGCGGGCGGTCTGGCAGCAGCGACGCGAGTCCCAGCATCATTGCCGCAGAGGACAAGATCCACATCCACCTGGGGAGCCCGGTCGTCCCGGCTCTGAGCGGGGGGACTCCCGGCATCCCGCAGCCCATTGGGCCGTACTACCTCCGACACGAGCAGAGGACTCAGGTGCTCAACAATGGCTGTCACGTCAAGGGAGTCGGCACAATTACGAGCAGCATCACCATATCCCCTGCTGCCTCGTCAGCGGCACATTCCTCCAATATTACAGTGAGTGGTCTTTTCGATTAG